The DNA window TCCTGTGGCTCGAGGAACGCCCCGATACCGCCCGGGAATTGCCGGCCTGGATGTGCGACCCGGCTTACTGCCTTGATATGGCGGCATTGGGTCCGCCGCAGACCACAGTCGCAGCCCTTAGCGCATTGGCGGCAGTTCTCTCGGATCTGCGGGACTCGATCGGCGGCGGCGCAGCATCGGACAACTCACCCACGGAGGAGGTTGCCGATGACCAGACGACCGCGGCCGACGTCCCAACTCTTGCTCGACCTCACGGTTCCACTCCCGGGTCTCGTGGTTCCGGACGAGGTCGTGCAGGTCCTGGCGGACCTCCTCCTGGAAGCCGTCGGAGCCCGGCTGGGCACGAAGAAAAAGGAGGACGGCCATGAGCCCCAAGATCACCGCTGATCACCTCGGCCGCGGTGCCGCGATCTATGTCCGCCAGTCCACACCCGGCCAGCTGATCAATCATACGGAAAGCCGTCGTCGACAGTATGACTTGGCTGACGCCGCACGGGCGGCTGGGTTCGTCGATGTCATGATCATCGATGAGGACCTTGGCCGCTCTGGTTCCGGCCTCGAAAGCCGTCCTGGCTTTCAGAAGCTGGTGGCGGCGGTCTGCGCCGGCACCGTCGGTGCCGTCTATTGCATCGAGGCATCGCGGCTGGCCCGCAACGGCCGGGATTGGCACCACCTCATTGACCTCTGTGCTCTGGCAGGGGCGTTGGTCGTCGACCCAGATGGGGTCTATGATCCAAGGCTGCTGAACGACCGCCTTCTGCTCGGCCTGAAGGGAACAATGTCGGAGTACGAACTCAGCCTGCTGCGTCAACGCGGCATCGAAGCCCGAGACGGAAAAGCCCGCAGGGGGGAACTGCGGTTCACGCTACCGCCCGGCTACTGCTGGAACGAGGCCGGACGGATCGAAATCGATCCTGACGAGCGCGTTGCCGGCGCGATCCGGATGCTGTTCAGCAAGTTCCGAGAACTGGGCAGCGCCCGCCAGGTTTTTCTCTGGGCGCGCGCCGCCGAACTGTCGCTCCCCGTCGTGCGGCGCAACCTCATCGCCTGCAAAATCCTCTGGCAGCCGCCGGCGTACCACACGGTGATCCAGGTCCTGCAGAACCCGATCTATGCCGGCGCCTATGTGTTCGGCCGGCGGGGTAACCGGACTCGCGTTGTCGAGGGCCGGGCTCGGAAGACGAGCGGGCATAAACGGGAGCGCACCGAGTGGAATACCCTGCTGCGCGACAACCACGAGGGCTACATCACCTGGGCCGAGTTCGAGGAACATCAGCGCATGCTGGAGGAAAACGCCCACATGCAGAAGCGTGCCGCCCGCAAGGCCGGCCGGGGCGGCCGGGCACTGTTGACCGGGCTGGTCCGGTGCGGGCACTGCGGTCGCAAGATGCGGGTCTTCTACGGCATGCAGTCGGGGCATGCCCACCGTTACCAATGCCGAGGTGACGATGCCCATGTCGGTGTCGGTCTGTGCATCGGCATCGGCGGTATTCGTGTCGATCGGGCGGTCGTGGCGCAGATGCTGGAAGCCGTCTCTGCCAGAGCGGTGGAGGCTGCCCTGCTTGCCGCCGACCAGGCGGCTGCGGCGGGGGCGGAAGAGCGGGCAGCGCTGGAGCGCGAGTTGGAGGCGGCCCGCTATGATGCCTCGTTGGCGGCTCGCCGGTACGACCTCGTGGAGCCGGAAAAGCGCCATGTCGTGAGAGAACTGGAAGCGCGCTGGAATACGGCTCTGGAACGGGTGGCGCAGATCGAACGTCGGATTGCCGAGGCCGAGGCGCGCTCATCGGCGCGCCCAAGGGTGAACAGGGCGGCTCTTCTGGGGTTGGCTCACGATCTGTCGGCGGCCTGGAATGCACCGACAGCGGACGCGCGAACTCGGCAACGTCTGACCCGGCTACTCGTGGAGGAGGTGGTGATCGACCTCGACGACGCGGCGTACGAGGCGGTGCTGCGGATTCATTGGATAGGTGGCCGACACACCGAACTGCGTGTCCCACGGGCCAGGACCGGGCGTCGAGCGGACAAAGCACATCCAGGAGCGGTGGAGGTCGTGCGCAAGCTGTCCGGACATTGGCCGGATCATGAGATCTCCGTCACGTTGAACCGCATGAAGTGCCGGAGCGATAACGGAGAGACCTGGACGACCGTGAAGGTTCGGCTGTTGCGGGAGCGACTTGGCCTTTCCGATTTCGACCCGACCGTGCCCCGTCCCGAGACGCTGACGGCCGACAAGGCGGCGAAGCGGCTCGGCATCTCCATTCCCTCCGTGCACCGCCTTATTCAGCGTGGGATCCTGCCGGCAACGCAGCTTGTCCCATCAGCCCCGTGGCACATTCCCATGGCAGCCTTGGACACGGACGCCGTGCAAACGGGCGTGAACGAGATTAAGGCGCGGCGCCCCAAGAACCTCATTGATTATCAAAGAGATGAGACGATGCTGTTGCCAGGATTGTGAAAGGAGAGATGCACTATGTCACGCGATTTGGCGATCTGGTGAAGATCATCTGGTATGACGGCCAGGGCAGTTGCCTGTTCATGAAGAGGCTGGAGCGGGGCCGGTTCATCTGGCCGAGGCCGGCGGACGGTGCGGTGTCCATCTCGGTTGGACAGATGGGCTATCTGCTCGAGGGCATCGACTGGCGCAACCCGCAGAAGACCTGGCGCCCCGAGGCCGCGGGGTGACTGCGACACGGTGAATCGACGCACCGGTTCAGGGGCGATTGCGGCGGCTCAACGGCGCGTTTCCAGGTAAACTGGCGCCATGACCGCCGCCCCGCCCGACGACATTGCCAGCCTGCGCGCCGCCTTGGCGCAGGCCGAGGCGCGGGCGGACGCGGCGGAAGCCGACGCGGCCCGGGCCAGGGCGATGGCATCCAACACCGAGGCGCTGATCGCCAGCCTGAAGCTGGAAATCGAGAAGCTCCGGCGCGAGCTCTACGGCACGCGTTCCGAGCGCAAGGCGCGTCTTCTGGACCAGTTGGAGTTCCAACTCGAAGAGCTGGAAGCGACGGCCAGCGAGGACGAGCTGGCGGCCGAGCAGGCTGCGGCCAAAACTACCGCGGTGGCGGCCTTCACCCGCAAGCGGCCGTCGCGCCAGCCCTTTCCCGAGCATCTGCCGCGCGAGCGCGTCGTTGTGCCGGCCCCGGCGAGCTGCCCGTGCTGCGGCTCGGACAAGCTGTGCCGGCTGGGCGAAACGATCACCGAGACGCTGGAGGTGATCCCGCGCCAGTGGAAGGTGATCCAGACGGTGCGCGAGCGGTTCTCTTGCCGGGCCTGCGAGACGATCAGCCAGCCACCGGCGCCGTTCCACGCCACCCCGCGCGGCTGGGCCGGCCCCAACCTGCTGGCCACCCTGCTGTTCGAGAAGTTCGGCCAGCATCAGCCGCTGAACCGGCAGGCCGAACGCTTCGCACGGGAGGGTGTGCCGCTCAGCCTGTCCACCCTGGCCGACCAAGTGGGCACCGCCGCGGCGGTGCTGAAGCCGCTGCACGACCTGATCGCCGCGCATGTACTGGCAGCCGAGCGGCTGCATGGGGACGACACGCCGGTGCCCGTGCTGGCCAAGGGCAAGACAGACACCGGGCGGTTGTGGGTGTATGTGCGTGATGACCGGCCATTTGCCGGCCAAGCCCCACCGGCAGCGCTGTTCCACTATTCGCGAGACCGCAAGGGCGAACATCCCGAACGGCATCTGGCCGGCTTCACAGGCTGGCTGCAGGCCGATGCGTTCGCCGGCTATAACCGGCTGTACGAACCCGACCGCCAGCCGGGGCCGATCAGCGACGTGCTGTGCTGGGCGCATGCCCGGCGCGGCTTCTTCAAGCTGGCCGACATCGCCGCGAACACCAGACGTGGCAAGGACGCCCCGCCGATCTCACCGCTGGCCCTGGAAGCCGTAAGGCGCATCGACGCCCTCTTCGATCTCGAGCGCGCCCTGAACGGCAAGCCAGCGGCCGAGCGGCTGGCGGCCCGCCGGGAACACGGAGTCACCCTGGTAGCCGCGCTGGAGGACTGGATGCGGACGGAACGCGCCCGGCTCTCCCGCCATGCCCCCGTGGCCAAGGCGATGGACTACATGCTGACCCGCTGGGACGGCTTCACCAAGTTCCTCAGCGACGGCCGGCTGTGCCTGACAAACAACGCAGCCGAACGTAGCCTGCGCGGGATCGCTTTGGGCAGAAAAGCGTGGCTGTTCTGCGGCTCCGATCGCGGCGGGCAGCGAGCGGCGATCATGTACGGCCTGATCATCACGGCGAAGCTCAACGACGTCGATCCCCAGGCGTGGCTCGCCGACGTGCTCGCCCGCATCAACGACATCCCCCAGACCCGCCTGCACGAACTACTGCCCTGGAACTGGAAGGCAATCCGCGAGAAGACGAAAGCTGCCTAACCGCGGCATTCACCGGATGCGTACCGACCAGGCCACATATCCTCATATGCGCTGTTCAGTGACTTCCGATATCGGCAGGTCCACACCGAACCATGCCAGCATCTCGCGGATATAGACCCACGGCGCCGAAGCCGGCCACCAAAAGCGAGGAGCGCCGACACCGAAGCCAGTGCTTAGCCCTGCAAACCATCCGGGGATTTTTCATCCGACCGTTCTCATGAAACTTCATTCGGCCTTTACAGTCGAATTCGCCACCATGGAATGGGTCGACCGGTTCAACAACCGGCGCCTCCTAAAGCCCATCGGCAACACTCCGCCCACCCGGGCCGAAGCGCGCCACTATGCCCAAACCGGGGGCGTCGCCATGGTGGCGTGACTCAACACAAATGGCCTTTGGCAAACCCGGCGCGGATCAGCAGCATGAACCGAATTTCTCGACAACGCCCCAACGTCGCGCAAGATCATGTCATGCATCCAGCGTGGCGATGGTGATCGCCAGAGCTTGGGCGCGCGGCACCAGAGTGTCGAGCCGGCACCATTCCCGCTCCGTATGCGCCGCCCCGCCGACCGGTCCCAGCCCGCACAGCGACGGAACGCCCAGCGCCCCGGTGAAGCCGGAATCGGCACAGCCGCCGGTGAACTCTCCATCCACCTCGAATCCAACCGCCGCCGCCGCTGCCTTGTAGCGGGCGAACAGATCGGCCGAATGCCGTTCCTCCAGCGGCATGAACAGGTGTCCCCGCCGGTAGGTCGCGCTGGTGCCCGGCACGTCTTCCGCCGCCAGGATCGCCTCGACTCGAGCCAGTATGGCGTCGAGCTGCTCGACCGAGCGGAAGCGGATGTCGAGCGCCGCCTCGGCATGGTCGGCGACTGTGTTGTGGGTCCGGCCGCCGCGGATGACGCCGACATTGGTGGTGATGCCGCTTGGATAGTCGGTCAGCGCATGCAGAGCGGTGATCTTCGCCGCCAGTGCGCCGATGGCGCTGGCGCCGTCAGCGTGGTTGACGCCGGAATGGGCCGCCCGCCCGGTCACCGTGATGTCCAGCGTCAGCCCACCCTTGCGCGCGGTGACCACATTGCCCGAAACCCGCCCCGGTTCGGCGTTGAAGGCGGCGCGAGCCCCCCGCGCCACCTCCTCGATGATCTTGCGGCCGGAGGGCGAGCCGATCTCCTCGTCGGCGGTGAACAGGCCGATCAGTGGAAAGCCGGTGCCGCCCGCCGCCTTCAGCGCCCGCAGCACGAAGACGTCGACGACCAGCCCGCCCTTCATGTCGGCCACCCCCGGCCCGTGCGCGGTGTCGCCGTCGCGGGTGAAGGGCCGGGCCGCCACCGTCCCGTTGGGATAGACGGTGTCGCGGTGCCCCATCACCAGCACCGGCGCCCCGCCCGTGTTACCGGGGATATCGGCCTTCAGCACGGCGCCGTAGGTCTCGTTCGGGAAGCGCGTCACGGCGATGCCGTCGGCCTCCAGCATCGCGGCCATGATGTCGCCGACCGCATCGATGCCGGCGCCGTCGCGGCTGCCGGAATCGATGTCGACGAGGCGCTGGAGCATGTCCTCCATCTCCGCGCGGCGGGTCGCCAGCCAGTCGCTGGCGCGTTGGGCGAGCGGGGTCATGCGCGGCAGGCCTCCTTGCGGGCGTCCATGATGCCGGGGCCGGTTTCGCCCAAGTCCCAGAACAGCCCGGCCATCACTCGCAGGGCCTCCTCGACGACCGGCGCCAGCAGATGCTCGTCGGGCGCGTGCTGGGAGCAGGCGGGGTAGGAATGCGGCACCCAGATGGTCGGCAGCCCCAAAATCTCGGAGAAGACATCGTTGGGGATCGAGCCGCCCAGGTTGGGCAGCAGCGCCGGCTTCTTGCCCGTCGTCCGTGCCAGCGACTCCAGCGCCCAGCCCACCCACGGGTCGTTGGGATCCAGGCGGGTTGCGGTGAAGGCCTCCATGCGGCTGGGCGTCACCTGCACCCGGTCGAAGCCGTTGGCGGCGAGATGGGCGCGCACGGCGTCGATCACCGTCGCCGGATCGGTGCCGACGACGAAGCGCAGCTGCAGCGTCGCCCTGGCGATGCCGGGCACGGCATTGACCGGCGCGCGCGGATTGCCGGTCTCGAATGCCAGCACCTCCAGCGCGTTCCAGCCGAACACGCGTTCCTCCGGCGTCAGGCCCGGCTCGCCCCAGTCACGGTCGATCTCCGGATCGTTCGGTCCGCCGCCGACGGACAGGTCGGCGATGGCGGCCTTGACCGCCGGCGGGATGCCGGCCGGCTTCAGCGCATCCAGCCTGATCCGCCCCTGCCCGTCGATCAGCGAGGCGATGGCGTTGGCGAGGATGGTGCCGGGATTGGCGAGCAGCCCGCCCCAGTTGCCGGAATGGTGGGCACCCTTGCGCAGATCGACCGTCAACTCGAAATTGATGGCGCCGCGTGAGCCGAGGAACACCGTCGGCCGTTCGGCGATCACCCGCGGCCCGTCGGATGCGATCAGGACGTCGGCGGCCAACGCCTCGCCATGGCTTTCGGCCAGGGCGCGCAGGCCGGGTGATCCCGCCTCCTCACCCATCTCGATCACGAACTTGGCGTTGAAGCCCAGGCTGCCGCCGCGCTCCGCCATCACCTCGGCAAGCGCCGCGATGTTGACGGAATGCTGCCCCTTGTTGTCGGCGGTGCCGCGGCCGTACCAGCGGTCGCCCTTGACCGTCACCGTCCACGGATCGATGCCGTCGCGCCAGCGCCCCTCATGGCCCGGCACCACGTCGCCATGGCCATAGATCAGCACGGTCGGCAGATGGTCGGCCTCGTGGCGTTCGGCGATCAGGAACGGCCCGCGCCCGGCCACCGCGTTCTCCACGATGGTGCCGGTGAAGCCGAGATTGCCCAGCGACGGGATCATCTCCCCGTCCAGATAGGCGCGCAGCTCGGCCCCACGGTCGGAGGACTGGCTTTCCGACTTGATGGCGACGCGCCGCGTCAGGTCGGCCAGGAAGGCGCCGGACGCGAAATGATGGGCGGCGCGCGCGATGGCGCCGTCACGCGATGGCTGATGGGTCATGGCGGAACTCGGGTGTGGAGGGAAATATGTCAGGCGGCGGAAAAGCAGGAGGCGACGCCGTCCGCTACCGGTACCGGGCGCGGCACCTCGATTCGGCAGCGTTCGTTGGCGCAGGGACAGCGCGGGTGGAAGGCGCAGCCGGGCGGCGGCGCGATCGGGTTGGGGAAGGAGCCGGAGATCACCGTGTCGGGCATGCCCAGCGTCGGATCGGGCGTCAGTACGCAGTCGAGCAGCGCGCGGGAATAGGGATGGCTGGCCTGGGTGAACAGCGCTTCGCGCCCGCGCTCCTCGACGATGCGGCCGAGATACATCACCGCCACCCGGTCGGCCAGATGCTCGACCACTGCGAGGTTGTGGCTGATGAAGAAATAGGTCAACTTGAACTCGCGCTTCAGATCCATCAGCAGATTCAGGATCTGCGCCTGCACCGACACGTCGAGCGCCGAGGTCGGCTCGTCGCAGATCAGCACGTCCGGCCGCATCACCAGCGCACGGGCGATGGCGACGCGCTGGCGCTGGCCGCCCGACATCTGGCCGGGATAGGCGTCGATCATCCGGCGCGGCAGCCCGACCGCGTCCAGCATCTCCGCCACCGTCTTCTGCCGGCTTTCGGAGGTGCCGATGCGGTGGGCGACCAGCGGCAGGGCGATCAGGTCGGCCACCGACTTGCGCGGGTTCAGCGAGGAATAGGGGTCCTGGAACACCGGCTGGATGCGCCGCGCCACCTCGCGCCGGTCGGTCTTCGCGATGGGCACGCCGTCGATGCGGATCTCGCCGGAGGTCGGCTTGGTCAGCCCCAGCAGCATCTTCGC is part of the Azospirillum lipoferum 4B genome and encodes:
- a CDS encoding recombinase family protein → MSPKITADHLGRGAAIYVRQSTPGQLINHTESRRRQYDLADAARAAGFVDVMIIDEDLGRSGSGLESRPGFQKLVAAVCAGTVGAVYCIEASRLARNGRDWHHLIDLCALAGALVVDPDGVYDPRLLNDRLLLGLKGTMSEYELSLLRQRGIEARDGKARRGELRFTLPPGYCWNEAGRIEIDPDERVAGAIRMLFSKFRELGSARQVFLWARAAELSLPVVRRNLIACKILWQPPAYHTVIQVLQNPIYAGAYVFGRRGNRTRVVEGRARKTSGHKRERTEWNTLLRDNHEGYITWAEFEEHQRMLEENAHMQKRAARKAGRGGRALLTGLVRCGHCGRKMRVFYGMQSGHAHRYQCRGDDAHVGVGLCIGIGGIRVDRAVVAQMLEAVSARAVEAALLAADQAAAAGAEERAALERELEAARYDASLAARRYDLVEPEKRHVVRELEARWNTALERVAQIERRIAEAEARSSARPRVNRAALLGLAHDLSAAWNAPTADARTRQRLTRLLVEEVVIDLDDAAYEAVLRIHWIGGRHTELRVPRARTGRRADKAHPGAVEVVRKLSGHWPDHEISVTLNRMKCRSDNGETWTTVKVRLLRERLGLSDFDPTVPRPETLTADKAAKRLGISIPSVHRLIQRGILPATQLVPSAPWHIPMAALDTDAVQTGVNEIKARRPKNLIDYQRDETMLLPGL
- the tnpB gene encoding IS66 family insertion sequence element accessory protein TnpB (TnpB, as the term is used for proteins encoded by IS66 family insertion elements, is considered an accessory protein, since TnpC, encoded by a neighboring gene, is a DDE family transposase.) is translated as MHYVTRFGDLVKIIWYDGQGSCLFMKRLERGRFIWPRPADGAVSISVGQMGYLLEGIDWRNPQKTWRPEAAG
- a CDS encoding IS66-like element ISAli10 family transposase; amino-acid sequence: MTAAPPDDIASLRAALAQAEARADAAEADAARARAMASNTEALIASLKLEIEKLRRELYGTRSERKARLLDQLEFQLEELEATASEDELAAEQAAAKTTAVAAFTRKRPSRQPFPEHLPRERVVVPAPASCPCCGSDKLCRLGETITETLEVIPRQWKVIQTVRERFSCRACETISQPPAPFHATPRGWAGPNLLATLLFEKFGQHQPLNRQAERFAREGVPLSLSTLADQVGTAAAVLKPLHDLIAAHVLAAERLHGDDTPVPVLAKGKTDTGRLWVYVRDDRPFAGQAPPAALFHYSRDRKGEHPERHLAGFTGWLQADAFAGYNRLYEPDRQPGPISDVLCWAHARRGFFKLADIAANTRRGKDAPPISPLALEAVRRIDALFDLERALNGKPAAERLAARREHGVTLVAALEDWMRTERARLSRHAPVAKAMDYMLTRWDGFTKFLSDGRLCLTNNAAERSLRGIALGRKAWLFCGSDRGGQRAAIMYGLIITAKLNDVDPQAWLADVLARINDIPQTRLHELLPWNWKAIREKTKAA
- a CDS encoding M20 family metallopeptidase, producing MTPLAQRASDWLATRRAEMEDMLQRLVDIDSGSRDGAGIDAVGDIMAAMLEADGIAVTRFPNETYGAVLKADIPGNTGGAPVLVMGHRDTVYPNGTVAARPFTRDGDTAHGPGVADMKGGLVVDVFVLRALKAAGGTGFPLIGLFTADEEIGSPSGRKIIEEVARGARAAFNAEPGRVSGNVVTARKGGLTLDITVTGRAAHSGVNHADGASAIGALAAKITALHALTDYPSGITTNVGVIRGGRTHNTVADHAEAALDIRFRSVEQLDAILARVEAILAAEDVPGTSATYRRGHLFMPLEERHSADLFARYKAAAAAVGFEVDGEFTGGCADSGFTGALGVPSLCGLGPVGGAAHTEREWCRLDTLVPRAQALAITIATLDA
- a CDS encoding M20 family metallopeptidase; protein product: MTHQPSRDGAIARAAHHFASGAFLADLTRRVAIKSESQSSDRGAELRAYLDGEMIPSLGNLGFTGTIVENAVAGRGPFLIAERHEADHLPTVLIYGHGDVVPGHEGRWRDGIDPWTVTVKGDRWYGRGTADNKGQHSVNIAALAEVMAERGGSLGFNAKFVIEMGEEAGSPGLRALAESHGEALAADVLIASDGPRVIAERPTVFLGSRGAINFELTVDLRKGAHHSGNWGGLLANPGTILANAIASLIDGQGRIRLDALKPAGIPPAVKAAIADLSVGGGPNDPEIDRDWGEPGLTPEERVFGWNALEVLAFETGNPRAPVNAVPGIARATLQLRFVVGTDPATVIDAVRAHLAANGFDRVQVTPSRMEAFTATRLDPNDPWVGWALESLARTTGKKPALLPNLGGSIPNDVFSEILGLPTIWVPHSYPACSQHAPDEHLLAPVVEEALRVMAGLFWDLGETGPGIMDARKEACRA
- a CDS encoding ABC transporter ATP-binding protein; translated protein: MMTVPVLELENVTKIYPVPQGMFKPKAMLTAVGGVSLTVARGEVHALVGESGSGKSTLAKMLLGLTKPTSGEIRIDGVPIAKTDRREVARRIQPVFQDPYSSLNPRKSVADLIALPLVAHRIGTSESRQKTVAEMLDAVGLPRRMIDAYPGQMSGGQRQRVAIARALVMRPDVLICDEPTSALDVSVQAQILNLLMDLKREFKLTYFFISHNLAVVEHLADRVAVMYLGRIVEERGREALFTQASHPYSRALLDCVLTPDPTLGMPDTVISGSFPNPIAPPPGCAFHPRCPCANERCRIEVPRPVPVADGVASCFSAA